In bacterium, a single window of DNA contains:
- a CDS encoding DUF6062 family protein, whose translation MNIFHRHPTDDGKSFSYFDYLERFGIEGCPLCSMVVDREKRYASSLFYENVNDVLIRKKFREARGFCEAHSNLLLEAGDPLGLAIIMNDLVAEVIAHPEKGSVDKDCPLCQFFQEVENRLIDNFPRYLLQADFRAKFQTSSGFCYRHYTRISKGIKDKSLNQWFLQIHLKLWTEQAALLAELIEKSDYQHSNDEITSAELNSPKWAIKFLCKKR comes from the coding sequence ATGAATATTTTTCACAGACATCCTACTGATGATGGGAAGAGTTTCAGCTACTTTGATTACCTGGAAAGATTTGGTATCGAAGGGTGTCCCCTATGCTCAATGGTGGTTGACAGAGAAAAACGATATGCTAGTTCTCTTTTCTACGAAAACGTAAATGATGTGCTCATCCGCAAAAAGTTCAGGGAGGCGCGCGGATTTTGCGAGGCCCATTCGAACTTGTTACTAGAGGCTGGAGACCCTTTAGGCCTTGCTATCATCATGAACGACCTTGTCGCTGAAGTCATAGCGCACCCAGAAAAAGGATCGGTCGATAAGGATTGTCCTTTATGCCAGTTTTTTCAGGAGGTTGAAAATAGGCTCATCGATAATTTCCCCAGGTATTTGCTGCAAGCGGATTTTAGAGCTAAATTTCAAACCAGTTCAGGTTTCTGTTATAGACATTATACCAGAATCAGCAAAGGAATAAAGGATAAATCTCTGAACCAATGGTTTCTTCAAATTCATCTCAAACTTTGGACGGAACAGGCCGCACTCTTAGCAGAGCTTATTGAGAAGAGTGATTACCAGCATTCCAACGATGAGATTACATCCGCGGAATTAAATTCCCCTAAGTGGGCTATAAAATTCTTGTGCAAGAAGAGATGA